One window of Vespa velutina chromosome 2, iVesVel2.1, whole genome shotgun sequence genomic DNA carries:
- the LOC124946967 gene encoding N-acetyl-D-glucosamine kinase isoform X2, with protein sequence METEDLNMDEEIEEKLPEKVAAEVSSEIKIGGIEGGGTYSTLVILNHKGEKLIEIKGPDTNHWILGIEETAARINAMIEHGKELLDIPKTVPLDCVGLSLSGCEEETTNNLLINILLKEYPNAAKDYCVSSDTLGSLRTGLENGGIVLIAGTGSNALLINPDGKSHGCGGWGYMMGDEGSAYWIAHRACKYVFDDIDDLVKSPHPISYIWPAMRDFFQVKDRADILPCLYSNFDKSKFSLFAKEIAIGCEKEDPLCLAIFEETGRLLARHIVALSKKAHNDLKLCHGGLKTICVGSVWKSWKFMKEGFMDEIHSGLVVDELSLLNLTATSALGSSYLAAEKIDCPFVKSYDENVQVFFHYKRDNYGKIENSQRTRQCIKNDNDKSIKIVTTTC encoded by the exons TAGAGGG AGGGGGTACGTATTCCACGCTTGTAATACTCAATCATAAAGGTGaaaaattgatagaaattAAGGGCCCCGATACCAATCATTGG ATTCTTGGGATAGAAGAAACGGCCGCTAGGATTAACGCGATGATCGAGCATGGCAAAGAACTATTGGATATACCGAAAACGGTTCCCTTGGACTGCGTG GGTCTAAGCTTAAGCGGTTGCGAGGAAGAGACTACCAATAATCTTCTAATTAATATACTTCTAAAGGAATATCCAAATGCTGCTAAAGATTATTGCGTTAGTTCTGACACGTTAGGTAGTCTCAGAACTGGTTTGGAGAACGGTGGGATCGTACTAATCGCTGGAACAGGAAGTAATGCCCTACTGATTAATCCGGATGGAAAATCTCATGGATGCGGTGGATGGGGTTATATGATGGGAGACGAAGGCAGcg CGTATTGGATCGCACATCGAGCCTGCAAATACGTTTTCGACGACATAGACGACCTAGTGAAGTCTCCTCATCCTATTTCTTATATCTGGCCGGCGATGAGAGACTTTTTTCAAGTGAAAGACAGAGCAGACATATTACCGTGTTTGTATTCGAATTTCGACAAGAGTAAATTCTCCTTGTTCGCTAAGGAAATCGCAATTGGTTGTGAGAAAGAAGATCCTCTTTGTCTTGCCATCTTTGAAGAAACCGGTCGACTTCTCGCTCGACATATCGTGGCACTTTCCAAGAAAGCCCATAAC GATCTTAAACTATGTCATGGCGGTCTTAAAACGATATGCGTTGGATCCGTTTGGAAATCGTGGAAATTCATGAAGGAAGGTTTCATGGATGAAATTCACAGTGGATTGGTCGTCGATGAACTTAGCCTTCTCAATCTAACGGCTACGTCCGCGTTGGGATCGTCCTATCTAGCTGCTGAAAAGATCGATTGCCCTTTCGTTAAGTCTTACGACGAAAACGTACAAGTCTTTTTCCATTATAAAcgcgataattacggtaaaatagaaaattcacAACGAACTCGACAGTgcataaaaaatgataatgataaaagtattaaaatagtTACAACTACTTgttaa
- the LOC124946958 gene encoding nuclear hormone receptor HR96 isoform X1 has translation MEDEQPAREANKICGVCGDRALGYNFNAVSCESCKAFFRRNALKNKDFRCPFTENCSITPVTRRFCQKCRLDKCFSIGMRKEYIMSEEDKVLKRQKIEQNRAKKRPQSDNVKASKIKKDCVEDCTFEDTAMSMNSVASTVSDTYFWESDKKYADLDAGRQNPMENMSPVTAASVPSPSSPPESGNITGSKTLDMLKDSYSNKCNFVKYELISQYDEPNADVDSTRRIETSHSPIQSRTRYNEFDLASRSAGNDKSMSISSRKFDQNLLEFDSNFGNSSNQSPRYTHEYEDSTTSYCKYEQSPESGPSTFIDCTSNVEATQLNLSPISHTNVQTFTEETTACQRPKEMCPKGNDLVNKFTQNPGLVMKFVNNPHLVAKIFQDRNLILKIMTDPVLVNRLAADPQISQFFKENSIDNNDADPVDHLSSHQGEDTMEEHVSVATSKHQCKSKQCHVENPILTDLITYKNTVNYKNKDAADSTMNKMTADVTKDVLQDVQRIPIAANSIESILCEAIKLEFSAYSALGGNQSTRELNDAERAKLNELIVANKALLAPLDDDITNLVGEECKFKGSFGQSDPMLLDVINLTAIAIRRLIKMSKKMNAFKNMCQEDQLALLKGGCTEMMILRSALNYDPDKDMWKIPHSQERMSNIKVDVLKEAKGNLYAEHAKFVRTFDPRWRDENIILILSAIALFTPDRPKVVHSDVIKLEQNSYYYLLRRYLESVYPGCEAKSTFLKLIQKISELHRLNDEVVNVYLNVNPSSVEPLLIEIFDLKH, from the exons AGAGAAGCCAACAAGATATGCGGTGTTTGCGGCGATCGCGCCTTGGGATACAATTTCAATGCGGTCTCTTGTGAAAGTTGTAAGGCCTTCTTCAGGAGAAACGCACTTAAAAATAAG GATTTCCGGTGTCCTTTTACAGAAAATTGTAGCATCACACCAGTGACTAGACGTTTTTGTCAAAAATGCCGCTTGGATAAGTGTTTCAGTATTGGTATGCGTAAGGAATACATCATGTCTGAAGAGGACAAGGTTTTAAAGCGTCAGAAGATAGAACAGAATCGTGCAAAGAAGCGGCCTCAATCGGATAACGTTAAAGCTTCTAAAATTAAGAAGGATTGCGTGGAAGATTGTACCTTTGAGGATACAGCTATGTCAATGAATTCAGTTGCATCTACTGTATCCGATACGTACTTTTGGGAGTCCGACAAGAAGTATGCAGACTTAGATGCGGGTAGGCAAAATCCTATGGAGAATATGAGTCCGGTTACTGCAGCTAGCGTTCCAAGTCCATCTAGCCCACCGGAAAGTGGAAATATAACAGGATCTAAAACTTTAGATATGCTAAAGGACTCTTATAGTAATAAATGTAACTTTGTTAAGTACGAGTTAATCTCCCAATACGATGAACCTAACGCGGATGTGGACTCTACTAGAAGAATAGAAACATCTCATTCGCCTATACAAAGTCGAACAAGGTACAATGAATTTGATCTTGCATCTCGATCTGCGGGAAATGACAAAAGTATGTCCATAAGTTCACGAAAGTTTGACCAGAATTTGTTAGAATTTGATTCCAATTTTGGTAATTCGAGCAATCAGTCGCCACGCTATACGCACGAGTACGAAGACAGTACGACAAGTTATTGCAAGTACGAACAGAGCCCTGAAAGTGGTCCCTCTACATTCATTGACTGTACCTCGAATGTAGAAGCTACGCAATTGAATTTAAGTCCCATTTCTCATACTAATGTACAAACGTTTACCGAAGAGACTACAGCATGTCAGAGGCCAAAAGAAATGTGCCCCAAAGGGAACGATttagttaataaatttacgCAAAATCCAGGACTGGTTATGAAATTTGTCAACAATCCTCATCTAGTTGCAAAAATCTTTCAagatagaaatttaattttgaagaTCATGACGGATCCGGTACTGGTCAATAGATTAGCGGCGGATCCGCAAATATCgcaattttttaaagaaaatagtatagataataatgatgcaGATCCTGTGGATCATTTAAGCTCTCACCAAGGAGAAGACACGATGGAAGAGCACGTTTCCGTTGCTACAAGTAAACACCAATGCAAGAGCAAACAATGTCACGTGGAAAATCCAATCTTAACGGATCTaataacgtataaaaatactgtaaattacaaaaataaagatgcaGCAGATTCAACTATGAATAAAATGACGGCTGACGTTACTAAAGATGTACTTCAAGATGTTCAAAG aataCCTATTGCTGCcaattcgatcgaatcgatattGTGTGAAGCTATTAAATTGGAATTTTCAGCATATTCCGCTCTTGGTGGGAATCAAAGCACCAGAGAGCTAAACGATGCTGAAAGAGCAAagttaaatgaattaatagtAGCTAATAAAGCGCTATTAGCTCCATTAGATGATGATATAACAAACTTAGTTGGAGAAGAATGCAAATTTAAA GGAAGTTTCGGCCAATCCGATCCTATGTTATTGGACGTTATCAATTTAACAGCTATAGCAATACGACGTCTTATAAAAATGTCCAAAAAGATGAATGCTTTTAAGAATATGTGCCAGGAAGATCAATTGGCCCTTTTGAAAGGGGGATGTACAGAAATGATGATCCTAAGATCGGCGCTTAATTACGATCCGGATAAAGATATGTGGAAGATACCTCATAGCCAAGAAAGAATGTCAAATATAAAAGTTGATGTTTTAAAGGAAGCAAAAGGTAATTTGTATGCTGAACATGCAAAATTTGTTAGAACGTTTGATCCACGATGGagagatgaaaatataattttaattctaagTGCAATTGCTCTATTCACACCTGATAGACCAAAAGTTGTACACAGTGATGTAATTAAGTTGGAGCAG aattcgtattattatcttctgAGACGATACTTGGAAAGCGTTTATCCAGGTTGTGAAGCTAAGTCcacttttttaaaattaattcaaaagatTTCTGAACTCCATAGATTGAATGACGAGGTTGTTAacgtttatttaaatgtaaatccATCTAGCGTAGAGCCATTActtatagaaatattcgacTTAAAGCACTGA
- the LOC124946967 gene encoding N-acetyl-D-glucosamine kinase isoform X3: MYIFHDKDVERLTGGTYSTLVILNHKGEKLIEIKGPDTNHWILGIEETAARINAMIEHGKELLDIPKTVPLDCVGLSLSGCEEETTNNLLINILLKEYPNAAKDYCVSSDTLGSLRTGLENGGIVLIAGTGSNALLINPDGKSHGCGGWGYMMGDEGSAYWIAHRACKYVFDDIDDLVKSPHPISYIWPAMRDFFQVKDRADILPCLYSNFDKSKFSLFAKEIAIGCEKEDPLCLAIFEETGRLLARHIVALSKKAHNDLKLCHGGLKTICVGSVWKSWKFMKEGFMDEIHSGLVVDELSLLNLTATSALGSSYLAAEKIDCPFVKSYDENVQVFFHYKRDNYGKIENSQRTRQCIKNDNDKSIKIVTTTC, encoded by the exons AGGGGGTACGTATTCCACGCTTGTAATACTCAATCATAAAGGTGaaaaattgatagaaattAAGGGCCCCGATACCAATCATTGG ATTCTTGGGATAGAAGAAACGGCCGCTAGGATTAACGCGATGATCGAGCATGGCAAAGAACTATTGGATATACCGAAAACGGTTCCCTTGGACTGCGTG GGTCTAAGCTTAAGCGGTTGCGAGGAAGAGACTACCAATAATCTTCTAATTAATATACTTCTAAAGGAATATCCAAATGCTGCTAAAGATTATTGCGTTAGTTCTGACACGTTAGGTAGTCTCAGAACTGGTTTGGAGAACGGTGGGATCGTACTAATCGCTGGAACAGGAAGTAATGCCCTACTGATTAATCCGGATGGAAAATCTCATGGATGCGGTGGATGGGGTTATATGATGGGAGACGAAGGCAGcg CGTATTGGATCGCACATCGAGCCTGCAAATACGTTTTCGACGACATAGACGACCTAGTGAAGTCTCCTCATCCTATTTCTTATATCTGGCCGGCGATGAGAGACTTTTTTCAAGTGAAAGACAGAGCAGACATATTACCGTGTTTGTATTCGAATTTCGACAAGAGTAAATTCTCCTTGTTCGCTAAGGAAATCGCAATTGGTTGTGAGAAAGAAGATCCTCTTTGTCTTGCCATCTTTGAAGAAACCGGTCGACTTCTCGCTCGACATATCGTGGCACTTTCCAAGAAAGCCCATAAC GATCTTAAACTATGTCATGGCGGTCTTAAAACGATATGCGTTGGATCCGTTTGGAAATCGTGGAAATTCATGAAGGAAGGTTTCATGGATGAAATTCACAGTGGATTGGTCGTCGATGAACTTAGCCTTCTCAATCTAACGGCTACGTCCGCGTTGGGATCGTCCTATCTAGCTGCTGAAAAGATCGATTGCCCTTTCGTTAAGTCTTACGACGAAAACGTACAAGTCTTTTTCCATTATAAAcgcgataattacggtaaaatagaaaattcacAACGAACTCGACAGTgcataaaaaatgataatgataaaagtattaaaatagtTACAACTACTTgttaa
- the LOC124946958 gene encoding nuclear hormone receptor HR96 isoform X2 — MEDEQPAREANKICGVCGDRALGYNFNAVSCESCKAFFRRNALKNKDFRCPFTENCSITPVTRRFCQKCRLDKCFSIGMRKEYIMSEEDKVLKRQKIEQNRAKKRPQSDNVKASKIKKDCVEDCTFEDTAMSMNSVASTVSDTYFWESDKKYADLDAGRQNPMENMSPVTAASVPSPSSPPESGNITGSKTLDMLKDSYSNKCNFVKYELISQYDEPNADVDSTRRIETSHSPIQSRTRYNEFDLASRSAGNDKSMSISSRKFDQNLLEFDSNFGNSSNQSPRYTHEYEDSTTSYCKYEQSPESGPSTFIDCTSNVEATQLNLSPISHTNVQTFTEETTACQRPKEMCPKGNDLVNKFTQNPGLVMKFVNNPHLVAKIFQDRNLILKIMTDPVLVNRLAADPQISQFFKENSIDNNDADPVDHLSSHQGEDTMEEHVSVATSKHQCKSKQCHVENPILTDLITYKNTVNYKNKDAADSTMNKMTADVTKDVLQDVQRIPIAANSIESILCEAIKLEFSAYSALGGNQSTRELNDAERAKLNELIVANKALLAPLDDDITNLVGEECKFKGSFGQSDPMLLDVINLTAIAIRRLIKMSKKMNAFKNMCQEDQLALLKGGCTEMMILRSALNYDPDKDMWKIPHSQERMSNIKVDVLKEAKVIYDCLCSSFSIVTYPRRYRTKNTVAAVDAIKNIKLSRKRIK; from the exons AGAGAAGCCAACAAGATATGCGGTGTTTGCGGCGATCGCGCCTTGGGATACAATTTCAATGCGGTCTCTTGTGAAAGTTGTAAGGCCTTCTTCAGGAGAAACGCACTTAAAAATAAG GATTTCCGGTGTCCTTTTACAGAAAATTGTAGCATCACACCAGTGACTAGACGTTTTTGTCAAAAATGCCGCTTGGATAAGTGTTTCAGTATTGGTATGCGTAAGGAATACATCATGTCTGAAGAGGACAAGGTTTTAAAGCGTCAGAAGATAGAACAGAATCGTGCAAAGAAGCGGCCTCAATCGGATAACGTTAAAGCTTCTAAAATTAAGAAGGATTGCGTGGAAGATTGTACCTTTGAGGATACAGCTATGTCAATGAATTCAGTTGCATCTACTGTATCCGATACGTACTTTTGGGAGTCCGACAAGAAGTATGCAGACTTAGATGCGGGTAGGCAAAATCCTATGGAGAATATGAGTCCGGTTACTGCAGCTAGCGTTCCAAGTCCATCTAGCCCACCGGAAAGTGGAAATATAACAGGATCTAAAACTTTAGATATGCTAAAGGACTCTTATAGTAATAAATGTAACTTTGTTAAGTACGAGTTAATCTCCCAATACGATGAACCTAACGCGGATGTGGACTCTACTAGAAGAATAGAAACATCTCATTCGCCTATACAAAGTCGAACAAGGTACAATGAATTTGATCTTGCATCTCGATCTGCGGGAAATGACAAAAGTATGTCCATAAGTTCACGAAAGTTTGACCAGAATTTGTTAGAATTTGATTCCAATTTTGGTAATTCGAGCAATCAGTCGCCACGCTATACGCACGAGTACGAAGACAGTACGACAAGTTATTGCAAGTACGAACAGAGCCCTGAAAGTGGTCCCTCTACATTCATTGACTGTACCTCGAATGTAGAAGCTACGCAATTGAATTTAAGTCCCATTTCTCATACTAATGTACAAACGTTTACCGAAGAGACTACAGCATGTCAGAGGCCAAAAGAAATGTGCCCCAAAGGGAACGATttagttaataaatttacgCAAAATCCAGGACTGGTTATGAAATTTGTCAACAATCCTCATCTAGTTGCAAAAATCTTTCAagatagaaatttaattttgaagaTCATGACGGATCCGGTACTGGTCAATAGATTAGCGGCGGATCCGCAAATATCgcaattttttaaagaaaatagtatagataataatgatgcaGATCCTGTGGATCATTTAAGCTCTCACCAAGGAGAAGACACGATGGAAGAGCACGTTTCCGTTGCTACAAGTAAACACCAATGCAAGAGCAAACAATGTCACGTGGAAAATCCAATCTTAACGGATCTaataacgtataaaaatactgtaaattacaaaaataaagatgcaGCAGATTCAACTATGAATAAAATGACGGCTGACGTTACTAAAGATGTACTTCAAGATGTTCAAAG aataCCTATTGCTGCcaattcgatcgaatcgatattGTGTGAAGCTATTAAATTGGAATTTTCAGCATATTCCGCTCTTGGTGGGAATCAAAGCACCAGAGAGCTAAACGATGCTGAAAGAGCAAagttaaatgaattaatagtAGCTAATAAAGCGCTATTAGCTCCATTAGATGATGATATAACAAACTTAGTTGGAGAAGAATGCAAATTTAAA GGAAGTTTCGGCCAATCCGATCCTATGTTATTGGACGTTATCAATTTAACAGCTATAGCAATACGACGTCTTATAAAAATGTCCAAAAAGATGAATGCTTTTAAGAATATGTGCCAGGAAGATCAATTGGCCCTTTTGAAAGGGGGATGTACAGAAATGATGATCCTAAGATCGGCGCTTAATTACGATCCGGATAAAGATATGTGGAAGATACCTCATAGCCAAGAAAGAATGTCAAATATAAAAGTTGATGTTTTAAAGGAAGCAAAAG ttATCTATGATTGCCTATGTTCGTCATTTTCCATCGTTACATATCCGAGAAGATATAGGACAAAAAATACAGTTGCAGCCGTGGATgcgataaagaatattaaactgagtagaaaaagaataaaataa
- the LOC124946967 gene encoding N-acetyl-D-glucosamine kinase isoform X4, whose amino-acid sequence MIEHGKELLDIPKTVPLDCVGLSLSGCEEETTNNLLINILLKEYPNAAKDYCVSSDTLGSLRTGLENGGIVLIAGTGSNALLINPDGKSHGCGGWGYMMGDEGSAYWIAHRACKYVFDDIDDLVKSPHPISYIWPAMRDFFQVKDRADILPCLYSNFDKSKFSLFAKEIAIGCEKEDPLCLAIFEETGRLLARHIVALSKKAHNDLKLCHGGLKTICVGSVWKSWKFMKEGFMDEIHSGLVVDELSLLNLTATSALGSSYLAAEKIDCPFVKSYDENVQVFFHYKRDNYGKIENSQRTRQCIKNDNDKSIKIVTTTC is encoded by the exons ATGATCGAGCATGGCAAAGAACTATTGGATATACCGAAAACGGTTCCCTTGGACTGCGTG GGTCTAAGCTTAAGCGGTTGCGAGGAAGAGACTACCAATAATCTTCTAATTAATATACTTCTAAAGGAATATCCAAATGCTGCTAAAGATTATTGCGTTAGTTCTGACACGTTAGGTAGTCTCAGAACTGGTTTGGAGAACGGTGGGATCGTACTAATCGCTGGAACAGGAAGTAATGCCCTACTGATTAATCCGGATGGAAAATCTCATGGATGCGGTGGATGGGGTTATATGATGGGAGACGAAGGCAGcg CGTATTGGATCGCACATCGAGCCTGCAAATACGTTTTCGACGACATAGACGACCTAGTGAAGTCTCCTCATCCTATTTCTTATATCTGGCCGGCGATGAGAGACTTTTTTCAAGTGAAAGACAGAGCAGACATATTACCGTGTTTGTATTCGAATTTCGACAAGAGTAAATTCTCCTTGTTCGCTAAGGAAATCGCAATTGGTTGTGAGAAAGAAGATCCTCTTTGTCTTGCCATCTTTGAAGAAACCGGTCGACTTCTCGCTCGACATATCGTGGCACTTTCCAAGAAAGCCCATAAC GATCTTAAACTATGTCATGGCGGTCTTAAAACGATATGCGTTGGATCCGTTTGGAAATCGTGGAAATTCATGAAGGAAGGTTTCATGGATGAAATTCACAGTGGATTGGTCGTCGATGAACTTAGCCTTCTCAATCTAACGGCTACGTCCGCGTTGGGATCGTCCTATCTAGCTGCTGAAAAGATCGATTGCCCTTTCGTTAAGTCTTACGACGAAAACGTACAAGTCTTTTTCCATTATAAAcgcgataattacggtaaaatagaaaattcacAACGAACTCGACAGTgcataaaaaatgataatgataaaagtattaaaatagtTACAACTACTTgttaa